One part of the Thermodesulfovibrio sp. 3462-1 genome encodes these proteins:
- the dsrK gene encoding sulfate reduction electron transfer complex DsrMKJOP subunit DsrK — translation MGLPKPEELISTVNLKKMPSRWWMDTLPVEFKPGFYCYGAKGKNLEYVDFPNARDFHPTDPDWKLPEDWKKIVIEGIKQRLERFRTFHVFMDICVRCGACADKCHFFIGSGDPKNMPVLRAELLRSVYRKYFTTGGKLFGRNAGARDLDLDVLKELWYYFYQCTECRRCSLFCPYGIDTAEITIIARELLNLLGLNIDWISGPVANCYRTGNHLGLEPHTMKSTLEFMCNDIEEITGIKIDPPINKKGAEILFVTPSGDLFADPGIYTCMGYMMLFHEIGLDYTWSTFASEGGNFGFFTSHEMAKRLHTKIYEEAKRLKVKWIIGGECGHMWRVWHQYHNTWYGPVDFLEEPVSPITGTKFENAKSNKIVHISEFTADLIRHGVLKFDKSRNDNLIVTFHDSCNPSRAMGILEEPRYIIKNVCNHFYEMPDETIREQTFCCGGGAGLNAGEIMELRMRGGFPRANAVRYVHEKFGVNMLACICAIDRATLPPLMDYWVPGVRVTGVTELVANAMIMKGEKERTMNLRMEPLPGKEEQ, via the coding sequence ATGGGATTACCAAAACCAGAAGAATTAATCTCAACAGTTAATTTAAAAAAGATGCCATCCAGATGGTGGATGGATACTTTACCTGTAGAATTTAAGCCTGGTTTTTACTGTTACGGTGCAAAAGGAAAAAACCTTGAATATGTTGATTTTCCAAATGCAAGAGATTTTCATCCAACTGATCCAGATTGGAAACTTCCAGAAGACTGGAAAAAAATAGTAATTGAAGGAATCAAACAAAGGCTTGAAAGATTCAGAACATTCCATGTATTCATGGACATATGTGTAAGATGTGGAGCCTGTGCTGATAAGTGTCATTTCTTTATAGGTTCTGGAGATCCGAAAAACATGCCGGTTCTGAGAGCAGAACTTCTAAGGTCAGTTTACAGAAAATACTTTACCACTGGTGGAAAACTCTTTGGAAGGAATGCAGGAGCAAGAGACCTTGATCTTGATGTTTTAAAAGAACTCTGGTATTATTTCTATCAATGCACAGAGTGTAGACGTTGCTCCCTCTTCTGTCCTTATGGAATTGATACAGCAGAAATAACAATAATTGCGAGAGAGCTTCTCAATCTTCTTGGACTGAATATTGATTGGATATCAGGTCCTGTTGCAAACTGTTACAGAACTGGAAACCATCTTGGACTTGAGCCTCATACAATGAAATCAACTCTTGAGTTCATGTGTAATGATATAGAAGAAATCACAGGAATCAAAATTGACCCACCAATAAACAAAAAAGGAGCAGAAATTCTTTTTGTAACACCCTCAGGAGACCTATTTGCAGACCCTGGAATATATACCTGCATGGGTTACATGATGCTTTTCCATGAAATAGGACTTGACTATACATGGAGCACCTTTGCATCAGAGGGTGGAAACTTTGGATTCTTTACATCCCATGAAATGGCTAAAAGACTTCATACAAAAATTTATGAAGAGGCAAAGAGGCTTAAAGTTAAATGGATAATTGGTGGTGAGTGTGGACACATGTGGAGAGTCTGGCATCAATATCATAATACATGGTATGGACCTGTTGATTTTCTTGAAGAGCCTGTTTCACCAATTACAGGAACAAAGTTTGAAAATGCTAAATCAAATAAAATTGTTCATATAAGTGAGTTCACTGCAGACCTTATCAGGCATGGAGTTCTTAAATTTGACAAATCAAGAAACGACAATCTTATAGTTACATTCCATGACTCCTGTAACCCATCTCGTGCTATGGGAATACTTGAAGAGCCAAGATATATCATTAAAAATGTATGTAATCACTTTTATGAGATGCCTGATGAAACAATACGTGAGCAAACATTCTGCTGCGGCGGTGGTGCTGGATTAAATGCAGGTGAAATTATGGAATTAAGAATGAGAGGAGGATTCCCAAGAGCAAATGCTGTAAGATATGTTCATGAGAAATTTGGGGTAAACATGCTTGCATGTATATGTGCAATTGATAGAGCAACTTTACCACCTCTTATGGATTACTGGGTTCCTGGTGTAAGAGTAACTGGAGTTACAGAGCTTGTAGCAAATGCAATGATAATGAAGGGTGAAAAGGAAAGAACAATGAATTTAAGGATGGAGCCACTACCAGGAAAGGAGGAACAATAA
- the dsrJ gene encoding sulfate reduction electron transfer complex DsrMKJOP subunit DsrJ, whose translation MYDGWKIILGLIVFVVIVTLPFTMSVGKTYVEPKPSIDTPEIQKMEKKQCIEPKQYMREMHIKILYSWKDYATRQGKRIYIASDGKQYNISLQNTCMKCHSNKEKFCDECHNYVNVKPYCWDCHIEPKVGGLK comes from the coding sequence ATGTATGATGGATGGAAAATAATTCTTGGATTAATAGTTTTTGTAGTGATTGTGACTCTTCCTTTCACAATGAGTGTTGGAAAGACTTATGTAGAGCCTAAACCAAGCATTGATACTCCTGAAATACAGAAAATGGAAAAGAAACAATGTATTGAACCAAAACAATACATGAGAGAGATGCATATAAAAATTCTTTATTCATGGAAAGATTATGCTACAAGACAAGGCAAAAGGATTTATATTGCTTCAGATGGAAAGCAATACAATATAAGTCTTCAAAATACCTGTATGAAGTGCCATTCCAACAAAGAGAAATTCTGTGATGAATGTCACAATTATGTGAATGTGAAACCCTATTGCTGGGATTGTCATATTGAGCCTAAGGTGGGAGGGTTAAAATGA
- the dsrM gene encoding sulfate reduction electron transfer complex DsrMKJOP subunit DsrM, translating to MGIGLAFIAVLGLIIFAYIGTDILGLDSLFAIVFPYAAVLIFIIGFIYRVVKWGKSPVPFRIPTTAGQQFSLPWIKYSKIDNPATGWGVALRMFFEIAFFRSLFRNTKAEILNGKLYIGSNKWLWLGAIAFHYSFLIILIRHLRFFVAQTPWCVSIIDSVDSFWQIGLPMLYMTDIIIAAALLYLLGRRIFNPHVKYISLPSDYFPLFLIIGIVTTGILMRYFARVDITSIKELALGLAYLKPTVPEGIGSLFYIHLFLVSVLFAYFPFSKLMHMGGVFLSPTRNLANNNRMKRHVNPWDYPVKHRHYEEYEDEFREKMKKAGIPVEKE from the coding sequence ATGGGTATAGGATTAGCTTTTATAGCAGTTTTAGGATTAATAATTTTCGCCTATATTGGCACTGATATTTTAGGGCTGGACAGTTTATTCGCAATCGTTTTTCCCTATGCTGCAGTCTTAATTTTCATCATTGGATTTATCTATAGGGTGGTCAAATGGGGAAAATCACCTGTTCCTTTCAGAATCCCAACAACTGCAGGACAGCAATTTTCTCTTCCATGGATTAAGTACAGCAAGATTGACAATCCTGCAACTGGCTGGGGTGTGGCATTAAGAATGTTTTTTGAAATTGCTTTTTTCAGATCCCTTTTCAGAAACACAAAAGCTGAAATACTCAATGGAAAGCTCTATATTGGTTCAAACAAATGGCTGTGGCTTGGAGCAATAGCTTTTCATTATTCATTTCTGATTATACTTATCAGGCATCTGAGATTCTTTGTAGCTCAAACTCCCTGGTGTGTCTCTATAATTGACTCTGTTGACTCTTTCTGGCAGATTGGTCTTCCTATGCTTTATATGACAGATATCATAATAGCTGCTGCTCTTCTTTATCTTTTAGGAAGAAGAATATTTAATCCTCATGTAAAATATATTTCTTTGCCTTCTGATTACTTTCCACTTTTCCTTATAATTGGAATAGTTACAACTGGTATTCTGATGAGATATTTTGCTCGAGTTGACATAACAAGCATAAAAGAACTTGCCTTAGGCTTAGCTTATCTTAAGCCCACCGTGCCTGAGGGAATAGGAAGTCTCTTTTACATTCATCTTTTCCTTGTAAGTGTTCTTTTTGCTTACTTCCCATTCAGCAAACTCATGCACATGGGTGGTGTATTTTTAAGCCCTACAAGAAATCTTGCTAATAACAACAGAATGAAGAGGCATGTGAATCCATGGGATTATCCAGTTAAGCATCGTCATTATGAAGAATATGAAGATGAATTTAGAGAAAAAATGAAAAAAGCTGGAATACCAGTAGAAAAGGAGTGA
- the dsrO gene encoding sulfate reduction electron transfer complex DsrMKJOP subunit DsrO, giving the protein MITRRDFLKIAAFSSLLGLGSAFTINALEKEPGQKVLKDIKALQGKRWAMVIDTRKFKTQEDFEKVIRACHKAHNVPEIANPLHEVKWIWTDDYEHTFAGTAEQYISKEVKERKFLLLCNHCDNAPCVRVCPVKATFKRPDGITMQDMHRCIGCKFCMAGCPYGARNYNFLPPRDYIKELNPEYPTRTLGVVEKCTFCNERIDKGLLPYCVEASEGKILFGDLYDPKSEIRKVIAENIVIRRKVELGTQPMVFYII; this is encoded by the coding sequence ATGATTACAAGAAGAGACTTTTTGAAAATAGCTGCTTTTTCATCATTGCTTGGTTTAGGTAGTGCCTTTACAATTAATGCACTGGAAAAAGAGCCAGGACAAAAGGTGTTAAAAGATATCAAGGCGCTACAAGGAAAAAGATGGGCAATGGTAATTGATACAAGGAAGTTTAAAACACAGGAAGACTTTGAAAAGGTTATAAGAGCATGTCATAAAGCTCATAATGTTCCTGAAATTGCCAATCCTCTTCATGAAGTAAAATGGATATGGACAGATGACTATGAACACACTTTCGCAGGCACTGCTGAGCAATACATATCAAAAGAAGTAAAAGAAAGAAAATTTTTACTGCTCTGCAATCACTGTGACAATGCTCCTTGTGTCAGAGTATGTCCTGTTAAAGCAACATTTAAAAGACCTGATGGAATCACAATGCAGGATATGCATCGTTGCATAGGATGTAAATTCTGTATGGCAGGATGTCCTTATGGTGCGAGAAACTACAACTTCCTTCCACCAAGAGACTATATTAAAGAATTAAATCCTGAGTATCCAACAAGAACCCTTGGAGTTGTAGAAAAATGCACATTCTGTAATGAAAGAATTGACAAAGGACTCCTTCCATACTGTGTTGAGGCTTCTGAAGGTAAAATCCTCTTTGGTGATCTCTATGATCCTAAATCTGAGATAAGAAAAGTTATAGCTGAAAACATAGTTATTCGCCGAAAAGTTGAACTCGGCACACAGCCTATGGTTTTCTACATAATTTAA